A stretch of Fusarium poae strain DAOMC 252244 chromosome 2, whole genome shotgun sequence DNA encodes these proteins:
- a CDS encoding hypothetical protein (TransMembrane:12 (i75-92o116-135i142-163o175-195i207-226o238-257i305-323o343-363i370-388o400-421i433-453o459-485i)), with the protein MSQLTPGQSPDTKHPFEAKETEESIAMKKLNSMTQGDIVELDATESFLREHNFTNEYIAELLNDKALNKRVIRKVDMILLPMLMGTYMLQYIDKNALSYAAVFDLFTDTGISSDQYSWFASIFYFAYMAAEYPWLFLAQKTLMAKVVSGCVIAWGSVLMLTAAGNNFGSLATCRFFLGVFEAPITTCFMMIVSMWYTREQQPFRAGIFYCCNGVGAMLGGLLTYGIGQIKNFPVWKAVFMTCGVMTVVWGFVLLFFLPDSIMTARHFSLEERALLIGRGRLAQTGVLNKTIKWNQIREAFIDTQVWLLVLFMLLNETINGGVANFGKLIIKGVVKDPLETVALGIPMGGFQVFWILSGTFIASRVKNCRTIIMAVYIIPTIVGISLLWKMDREDHKIGVLFGYYIVGGFVCSLVLAMQMPASNLGGYTKRMTASAMVFIAYCVGNVIGPHAFLGEEAPLYQTGCITILGCSVAQMMVAILLRILLVRRNARRDAAAAAVGTNNEDLSATEGTDLTDFENPHFRYVL; encoded by the exons ATGTCGCAATTAACACCAGGGCAATCGCCCGATACCAAACACCCCTTCGAGgcaaaagaaacagaagagaGCATAGCAATGAAAAAGCTCAACTCTATGACTCAAGGGGATATCGTCGAACTTGACGCCACAGAATCCTTTCTCCGCGAGCACAACTTCACAAACGAGTACATTGCCGAACTCCTCAACGACAAAGCTCTCAACAAGAGAGTTATACGCAAAGTCGACATGATCTTGCTTCCAATGCTTATGGGAACATATATGCTGCAGTACATCGACAAGAACGCGCTGTCTTACGCAGCTGTGTTCGATCTCTTCACAGACACAGGCATCTCGTCAGATCAATACAGCTGGTTCGCTAGCATATTTTACTTTGCGTACATGGCCGCTGAGTACCCCTGGTTGTTCCTTGCGCAGAAGACGTTGATGGCAAAGGTTGTTTCGGGGTGTGTTATTGCCTGGGGCAGTGTGTTGATGCTAACTGCGGCGGGAAACAATTTCGGTTCCTTGGCGACATGTCGATTCTTTCTGGGTGTGTTCGAAGCGCCGATCACGACATGTTTCATGATGATTGTTTCCATGTGGTATACGCGTGAGCAACAACCTTTTAGAGCCGGTATTTTCTACTGCTGTAACGGTGTCGGAGCAATG CTGGGTGGTCTCCTCACATATGGTATCGGCCAGATCAAGAACTTTCCTGTCTGGAAAGCTGTCTTCATGACTTGCGGTGTCATGACTGTCGTATGGGGCTttgttcttctcttcttcctccccgATAGTATCATGACAGCACGACACTTCTCGCTTGAAGAACGAGCCCTCCTGATCGGCCGAGGTCGCCTTGCTCAAACTGGTGTTTTGAACAAGACCATTAAATGGAACCAGATCCGTGAAGCCTTTATCGATACTCAAGTATGGCTTCTCGTACTGTTCATGCTTCTTAACGAAACTATTAACGGAGGTGTGGCCAACTTCGGCAAGTTGATCATCAAAGGTGTTGTGAAGGATCCTCTTGAGACTGTTGCTCTGGGTATCCCTATGGGCGGGTTTCAAGTGTTCTGGATCCTTTCTGGAACGTTTATTGCGTCTCGTGTCAAGAACTGCCGAACTATCATCATGGCCGTCTATATTATTCCAACTATCGTTGGTATTTCTCTTCTCTGGAAGATGGACCGTGAGGATCACAAGATTGGTGTTCTGTTTGGTTACTACATCGTCGGTGGATTCGTTTGCTCTTTGGTTCTGGCGATGCAGATGCCTGCTAGCAACCTCGGTGGCTACACCAAGCGCATGACTGCCTCTGCCATGGTGTTCATCGCCTACTGTGTTGGTAATGTTATTGGACCTCATGCGttccttggcgaggaagctCCTCTCTATCAGACCGGATGCATTACTATCTTGGGCTGCTCTGTTGCCCAGATGATGGTAGCGATCCTGCTTCGAATCCTATTGGTTCGGAGAAATGCACGACGAGATGCTGCTGCAGCTGCTGTGGGAACCAACAATGAGGATTTATCAGCCACAGAGGGGACCGACTTGACAGATTTTGAG AACCCTCACTTCCGTTATGTCTTATAG